Proteins encoded together in one Gadus chalcogrammus isolate NIFS_2021 chromosome 18, NIFS_Gcha_1.0, whole genome shotgun sequence window:
- the LOC130371447 gene encoding ubiquitin-conjugating enzyme E2 D4-like — translation MAMKRIKRELDELKKDPPAQCSAGLAADDLFHWQATIMGPNDSPYQGGVFFLTIHFPTDYPFKPPKITFTTKIYHPNINSNGSICLDILRSQWSPALTVSKVLLSICSLLCDPNPDDPLVPDIAHIYKNDKEKYNKLAKEWTLKHAIM, via the exons ATGGCAATGAAAAGAATAAAGAGG GAGCTGGACGAATTAAAGAAAGATCCTCCGGCACAGTGTTCTGCTGGACTAGCTGCGGACGACT TGTTTCATTGGCAGGCAACCATAATGGGCcca AATGACAGTCCATACCAAGGGGGAGTCTTCTTCCTCACCATACATTTCCCCACCGACTACCCCTTCAAGCCCCCCAAG aTTACGTTCACGACCAAAATCTATCACCCAAATATCAACAGCAACGGGAGCATCTGTCTGGACATCCTCCGCTCCCAGTGGTCCCCGGCCCTTACCGTATCCAAAG TGTTGCTGTCCATATGTTCGTTGCTGTGTGACCCCAACCCAGATGACCCCTTAGTCCCGGACATAGCCCATATTTACAAGAACGACAAAGAGAA ATACAACAAATTAGCCAAGGAATGGACCCTCAAGCATGCAATTatgtga